The following nucleotide sequence is from Synechococcus sp. KORDI-52.
CTCAGCCCTGGAGCGCGTGGGTTTGATCGATAAAGCACTGGCCCGCGTAAAAGACCTCAGCGGCGGCCAGCAGCAACGCGTCGGCATCGCACGGGCTCTGGTTCAGGAACCCCGTCTGATTCTTGCGGACGAGCCGATCGCCAGCCTGGACCCGGAAAGTTCAGTGCAGATTCTTTCACTGTTGAAAGACATCTGCCAGCGGGACCGAATTGCTGTTCTGGTGAGCCTTCACCAGGTGGAATTCGCACGCCAGTTTGCTGATCGAATCATTGGCATGGCCGCTGGTCGCATCATTTGCGACCAACACTCGGTGACGCTGGAAGAAAGCGAAATTCACGCCCTGTATCGCCACAAGCTCGAGGCAGCGGTCACCTAATCATCCGCCGTCTCGACTTCAGGCTTGCTCTTCATTTCATCCCCATGTTGTCCCAAGCTGCGCGTTTTTCAGCCGTTGCTTTTGCCTCTGCTGCGATTGTTCTGACTGGTTGCTCCAGCCAAACAACAACTGGCAAGTCTGCCGACTCCAGTGATCCCAACAAGCTGATTGTTGCCCTAATCCCGGATGAAAATGCCGCAACGGTGATTCAGGACAACCAAGGGCTGAAGGATTACCTCAACCAGAAGCTCGGTAAGGAGATCGAACTGGTGGTCACCACCGATTACTCCTCCATGATCGAGGCGGCTCGCAACGATCGCCTCGACCTGGCCTATTTCGGACCGCTGTCCTACGTGCTGGCCAAGACCAAGAGCGAAATCGAACCGTTCGCCGCTCGGATCAAGGGGGGCACCAAGACCTACCAGTCATGCCTGATCGGCAACACCGAAGCCGGTGTGACCGACTTTGAGGCGATCAAAGGCAAAACCTTTGCCTTTGGAGATCCAGCCTCAACCTCCAGCCGTCTGTTCCCGGAACTGACCCTCAAAGAAAATGGCCTCACCAAGGGTGAGGACTACGAGGGTGTGTTCCTCGGCGCCCATGACGCCGTGGCCCTGGCCGTTCAGAACGGCAACGCTCAGGCCGGTGGCGTGGCTTGCCCGATTTTCGAATCCCTGAAGGAGAAGGGCAAGATCGACGCCAACAAGGTGACCTTGATCGCCAAATCAGCGCCGATCCCGCAGTACCCCTGGACGATGCGCTCGTCGTTGAAGCCCGAGCTGAAGGAGACCATCAGCACCACCTTCATTGAACTGAACGACGACAGCGTCCTGAAGCCGTTCAAGGCCGATGGATTCGCCGTGATCACCGATCAGGACTACGACGGCATCCGCAAGGCGGGTGATCTGCTGGGCCTCGACCTCGGCAAGTTCGTCAACTGAACCCGTTCTTCTGTCCCGGTGGTTTCCACCATCGGGACCTTTTTGGTCTTCGGTTATGAGTGCTTCCGTTGATACCCATCGCGCCATTCTTCGGCGCCATGAGCTGCGATGGCGTCAGCAATTCCTGCGTGTGCTGGTGATTCTCACCGCGGTTGTTGGTTCCTTGGCCGT
It contains:
- the phnD gene encoding phosphate/phosphite/phosphonate ABC transporter substrate-binding protein, which codes for MLSQAARFSAVAFASAAIVLTGCSSQTTTGKSADSSDPNKLIVALIPDENAATVIQDNQGLKDYLNQKLGKEIELVVTTDYSSMIEAARNDRLDLAYFGPLSYVLAKTKSEIEPFAARIKGGTKTYQSCLIGNTEAGVTDFEAIKGKTFAFGDPASTSSRLFPELTLKENGLTKGEDYEGVFLGAHDAVALAVQNGNAQAGGVACPIFESLKEKGKIDANKVTLIAKSAPIPQYPWTMRSSLKPELKETISTTFIELNDDSVLKPFKADGFAVITDQDYDGIRKAGDLLGLDLGKFVN